Within Ovis aries strain OAR_USU_Benz2616 breed Rambouillet chromosome 3, ARS-UI_Ramb_v3.0, whole genome shotgun sequence, the genomic segment CCAAAGGCACACGCCGTCCCCTTTGCCTTCTACTATTTGTCTAACCCCTTGACATTTTTCCAAGCATGGTGTTTATTCCTTGTAGCCACCTGTAAGTCCAGGTGTTCTTGTTTTGCCATCACATCACAGATGAGACCCAAAAAGGATGAACGGCTTTCCTGAGTtcattctgtctctctttttcagcACAGACAGGCAGATAGACACAGACACCAGCAGCAGTGGCAGAGTCCAAAGCAGAGCTCAGGTTTCTTGCTTATGacaagatctttttcttttttcttggcgTGTTCAAACATTGTATCATTTGTTGGAACTTTTACCCTGGGCCAGTTAGCCTCACACATTCTTGCCTACAATCCCTGCTCTATTATCCTTAAattgctttaagaaaaaaaacacattaatacCTCCCCCAACAATGttaggtaaagaacctgcctgccattgccgAAGAcccgagagacatgggttcagtcccaaggtccagaagatcccctggagtaggaaatggcaacccactttaatattcttgcccggaaaattccatggacagaggagcctgatgggctatagtccaaggggtcgcaaagagtcagatatgactgaacatgCAGACACACCCCCAAATGTTATGACCATAttctaataataaaaaggaaaaagcagccATAATCTTGCCAGCATAACAGATgaactgtttgatttttttttttcccctactcctTTCATGGCTTTGCCTATGTCTATCTTCTTGGAGAGtggtctgccactgtttctgttAGTTTTTCTGCGATGGACAACTTTTCAGAGTCCTTAAGATTTCAGCAGGATCCCAGCCCAGCACCGCTGCCAGGTGGTCTGAGCTTCACTGTTGGTCTTTAGGCATATCATGGAGCATCTTGAAGGTGTCATCAACAAACCAGAGGCGGAGATGTCCCCACAAGAGCTGCAGCTCCATTATTTCAAAATGCATGATTATGACGGCAACAATCTGCTTGACGGCCTAGAACTCTCCACGGCCATCACTCATGTTCATAAGGAGGTAGGTCGGGCAGAGGCCCGGGGGCAGCACCTTGGAGGGGCCCCTCTGGTGACTCAGTCCCTGCTCCTGATGGCTTCCCCTGTCCCTGTGCAGCACtatttctgcttctgcttcttccgCTCACCTTCTGCTCTGCCTTTTTTCCTGGTCAGAGGGCCTTCTCACAAAGGGTGACCAGCTGAGGCAGGGCTCCAGAGCCTGCCTCGGATCTTTAGCGAGTGCCACTGGCATTCCCATCATGTGCCAGGGTCTGAGAACTAGCTGAAAGGCAGACCACATTCAAAAGGCAGGACTATAGCTACATCACTTGGGAAGAATGGCCTGTCTGGGCCAAGGGATTGAGGGATTTGATGATGAGAGTTTGGGTGATACAGTATGGTGgtcatgtcctggttattatctCTAATTTGAGAGGTAAGGAGACTGAAACTCAGATCTTATGCCTCCGTATCTAATGTCTGTTCCGCTTGACCACACCGTAATctcaggagaggaggagaggcaaagttgggggtgggggggcggggagcgTGTGCTCACACTGGCTGCCAGCCGAGCCGGGCTGTGTTTGCTCTGAAGGTAGCGGGGAGCACCAGTGGCTTTGCACAGAAGCCTAAACAGTGTTTGCTGTGGGAGGCAGACTGATGGACGCTAGCAAAGACTGGCTTTGAGAGAGGAATTGGGAGGCGAGGATGGTGGTGGGCAGGAGAGGAAAGGGTCGGGACATGGGAGAGGTGACAGAGGACGAAGTGGCCACAGATATGAGCAGCATTAGCTCAGCCCTTGGCAATGTGAGCCCTGCCACACCTGCTTCTGGAGCAGAAGTGCCTTCACCTCAGAGACTGTAACGGGGTCTACTGGTCGGCAATGCCTTCTTCCTCTTGTCCTGACCCCGAGATGTCTAGTGTGGGCTCTCGCCACTTTAGCAGAGCTGACCTGTGGGAGGGCCTGGGCTGTGAgcttttctttaggatagatTTGTGGGTCCTGGAATTTATGAAACTCCGAGTTCTCTGTAAGCCAGACCCAGCTTTCTACAATGAACATGTATGACTTTGgtaatgaaaaaagaatgaaaagtattttttaaaacaaatcagcAAGGGCCTACTTTGATTGCCTTGTCCTTTTAACTGCCAAATGtcatttttcagttgggttgttGTGAATTGACTCTGGATCTAACGTGTGGCTTGTGGATTTCCAAGAAGTAGAAGTACTGCATTTGAAGGAGTCTATGGACATTTTATTTTGGACATTAACCGGGCACTTTCAGTAAAAGATGCAGCTCATTATGGTGTGATTTGTACCTTGCAGGAGGGAAGTGAGCAGGCACCAATGAACGAAGATGAGCTGATCAACTTAATAGATGGTGTTTTGAGAGACGATGACAAGAACAATGATGGATACATCGACTATGCTGAATTTGCAAAATCCCTTCAGTAGACCTGATCTCCCAGTTAA encodes:
- the MCFD2 gene encoding multiple coagulation factor deficiency protein 2 isoform X1; this encodes MEHLEGVINKPEAEMSPQELQLHYFKMHDYDGNNLLDGLELSTAITHVHKEEGSEQAPMNEDELINLIDGVLRDDDKNNDGYIDYAEFAKSLQ
- the MCFD2 gene encoding multiple coagulation factor deficiency protein 2 isoform X3 — its product is MRSLRLLRIPFLCGLLWAFCAPDTRAEQPGASSSHHGSMGLDKNTVHDQEHIMEHLEGVINKPEAEMSPQELQLHYFKMHDYDGNNLLDGLELSTAITHVHKEEGSEQAPMNEDELINLIDGVLRDDDKNNDGYIDYAEFAKSLQ
- the MCFD2 gene encoding multiple coagulation factor deficiency protein 2 isoform X2, translating into MRSLRLLRIPFLCGLLWAFCAPDTRAEQPGASSSHHGSMGLDKNTVHDQEHIMEHLEGVINKPEAEMSPQELQLHYFKMHDYDGNNLLDGLELSTAITHVHKEVGRAEARGQHLGGAPLVTQSLLLMASPVPVQHYFCFCFFRSPSALPFFLVRGPSHKG